The stretch of DNA GCATGCAGACCACGGCAGAGCAAATAAAATGACGCATGGATAATTCAAAATAGCTACAGCTACGGTATTACTAATGAATAGTCTGTACTAGTCGGACAGAATGATAGCGGAAAGGAGATGAGACAAGATTCAAACGATAGCAAATGATGATGACTCCTTTATCCCCGCGTCGCCCTTTGCTAAAAAGGATGCTCAGCCTCTCCTCCCAGAGCCGCACAACACAGGGCAGACGGACTTACCAGAGATGCCGCCGCTGCTGGGGTGGACTACTACCCGACTGCCTGTGCTGCAAATAATTCAGTATTTCCTCTTGAAGTGACAGAAGGTGACCCTGCGTTCTCTGCAAGACTCTGCATCCGCTAGATCACGATGTATGCAGCAAGGGGGAGCTCCACGGCACAGGCGCGCGTCAGGGGGATGGCCCAGCGATTTCCTCTCAGTGGATGGCAGAAATgggctgcaggaaaaaaaacgagTTAACAGAACcttttaaaatgctttatatGTCACAGCAATAGCCAAACGAGTTCATAGGAGCTTATTTGCTGCCATATTCAGGTGCAAATGGACCAGTTGCATTAATGGTTTCGGTGTAGTATTTCATATTTAAATCAGTATAAAATCTTTGTCATAGTATGTTCAGAAGCTTTATGAAGCATTATGAAAGTTTTATAACGGGGAGAGCCTCAAGTGTGACTTCCACAGTTCAACCAATAAGGAGAGCGGATAGTAAGAAGAGGCGTCACCTTTTGTTCTTGTCAATCACGCCCACATCGCAGTACACTGCAGGGAGGGCGTGAggcttgtttgcttgtttctgtCCTTATGCTACCCGGCAGAGCTTTTGGTCCACATCATTCAGTACAAATcttacatttaaaaagaatCAGTGTCATTTTTATAGTCGAGTGTAAATTTGCAACGAGAAAATATAAATCAACAAAGTGACCAAACACATATTTTGTATGAGGGACAAGCACCATTTGCCTGAGCTCCCTGATGCAAATATAACCTGTGATAATCTAgtcaactaaaaaaaaaaataattaggtAACGCAAACAGATGAGGCTCCTGATGGAGCTAATGTCTAAAAGATGAATAACCTGCTGATGATAACAATTACAAGAGCACTGCAGGCAGTTTACTGAACTCGCTTAAAAATTGCGGGTGCAGACTTCACAACTGCTTCAACAACTTCATCACAGGTTTGTTGAAGGCTGTAGCAACACAGGAGGAGTGTGGTCCTCAAATGAATAATTCCTTTACAAAACACGAGCCAATCACATACAAATGATTTACTCCCAACACTGACATctcctcaccccaactggtcgaggcagacgGCTGCCatcctgagcctggttctgctggtggttTCTAGTAGAGCCTGTTTGTCCTATCTACCTTggttggtaggatttgttgggttttcttaATCCTTTTTGAGgacttttttaaaaatactttttgtGATCTTTACACAACCACAGAACATTGAGGGAAACTACAATTGTACAACTCTCAAATGACaaaattaaatgatttaatgATCTTTAGTTTACTAGCTGCTGTTTAGGAGCCTCTAGTGGCAAACGTAGGGAAATACTGCACAAACAGTGACTTGTTCTTATATGAATTTAATCTTAATCATAGATTCGTGTTTTCGTGTCAAAAAAAGCATGAAAAAGTCAAACATAAGCTTATATGAATTGGTAAAGTGTGGTATCACCAAACCATGTGTGGTAACGAGATCCCAAAATGTTTGAGGAGCAACTTTGAACAGAACATTTGGTCCTATTACAATATGCATTGTGTTGTAATTTGTATAATcaaaacatgaaataataaatCCACTCAGTAATATCACCACTCACAGAACACAATTTAATCATGTAGGAAAACACTGACGTGCATGACTACAGGGGAATGAGacaaactgtacacacacagtcaaagcaCCTTGTTAAAGCAACTATGCTTAAAGCTAAACCATAATTTTACTGGATGACAATGGTCACATTACCTTTTTTCCTCTATACTATTACATAACAACAATTCTTTTTTGAACATTGTATCACAACTAAAATTTAAACTAGATAAATCAAAGATTCTTTGACAGGTGAGCTATGGTTGTGCTGCTGCTTATCCACTATCATTGAGACTACTAAAACATTTAttgcaaaagtaaaaaacatCGTACAAGCAGGGGAATCTGTGAGCCAATTGGAAAAACAGAGGCAAACGAGATGGAATGAGATTAAACAACATTTTACGGGGCCAATGTCTGCGTCAGTGTGAATGATCAACTACAGATAAGGAACTGATTGAAGAGCAGCTTCCGCTCTGAGCCAACCATGACCAGCTATCAGAGAGAAAAGCAGTGCACACTGGTACAGTAACACACTTCACCTGGTCTCATGCTGCTCAAACTGACTGATTGCTGAGCGGTTTCAACCACTGTTAGTAATAAGTCATTTATAAATGTCTGATTAGAGCCATATGGCATCGGCCATTTTCTGCAGTTTGGCATTTCTACTGTGGACAAGAAGATGCAGGTGCCACATTTTAGCTTGATCGTAATAAGCTTAAATTAAGTTTTATCTGTGATCTCATCACAGGCTTTACCTTTGTTAGGTCCCAACCCTCTAGACTCAACCTGTCTGTAGTAATGACACCTTTATTGTGAAGGGACGGTACCGGAAGTGTAGCTGTTGCTGGGTAGAGGAAGTAGCTTGTGGCGACGCGTAACGTTTAGTGGACGTGTAACGCTGCGTTTCTCAGTAAGTGAACGgtgcctgttttattttaaaaccgaTGTGTTGTGTGTCCTTGGAACTTTGGCGAAGAGAACTTTATTCAGCATATTCGTGCATTAAACGTACTGTTAGCTGTCACGTAGGTTGGCAAGTAGCAGCAGCTGACGCTAACTAAGCAGTGACCAACGGTCCGCAGTTAACCAGCTAGTTCTGTTCTAGTTCTTTTATTGtaagtcattttattttaattattttaaggGACTGTGCCACAATCAATAGTCACATGAGCAAACACTGGCATCATCAAAGCTAATGCTAGTTGCTAAAAACAATGTAGTTGTAACGCCTTAGCGTTATAACTATGTTGATGCAAACGTAGTTATTATATTTGCTACATGGTTATTAAGTTGcttttattgtaattaaactATAACCACATATCTGCCTTCATGCTCTCAACCTGACGTACATTGGTTCCCACAGGTTTCCTGCTGATTAGGGAGGGCAGTGATACCATGTGCAAGTCACATGAACGACGAGGATGAGGCAGGAACAACACTGGGGCATTCTGAGGAGAGAGCCATTGCACAGTGTCTTCCTGGGGGTGGGGGTTTGCTGCCTGTGAGGCTCGTGCTCGTTCTCAACATATGCAATGAATAGCACCACGCAGCCCCCTACCGACATAAATGGAGATGTGGCAGTCAGCTACGTGTTGGTGCCGTTCGTCTTGATCACTGTTTTTGGAatagctgcagctgtggtgaGTTGTGCTAAGTGGGCTGGATGAAACAGTGAGACTGACACAAAGTGCCTTTGTGAGATCTACAAATGATCATAACTGACTAAAAAATATGATTAACATGACACAGTCTTACACAGTGTAATACTCCACCTATGCTTGTTTCAGGTCATGTATCTTCGTAAGAGAAAAAGGTGAGACATGGTTATACTAAACTTTCATTTCTGTATGTGATCAGCTAAATCAAACTGTTATTATTTTGTTTCAGAATTGACAGACTACGTCATCAGCTGTTTCCAGTTTACTCATATGATCCTTCTGAGGAGCTAATTGAAGCTGAACAAGAAATCTGGAGAGACGATGACACAAGGGTATGATGCAAAAGTTTTGTTGTCATAGTGAAGGCAAATAGAAAGCACATAATCATCATCCAGGCATTGTTAGTGATATTTCCAGTCGTAGATAATATACacaaccaaaacctgacattaCTCCATGCTATCGTCAGAAGACAGCATGAAGACATTTCCACTGTTGTCTCTCTTCCTAATATTggattattataatttgtggtGGTTTAGTTGCACAATttgcacaaacagctgtttctcACTTGTCTAGTCACTTCCTCTTCTATACCGAAACATGGCAAGTAGCAGAAGTAGAAATATAGAATAGTCATTCAGCTCATCGTAGCAGGTGGTGGTCAGTTGTTAAACACAGTTTAATGTCTTTCCTTCTAGATAATTTTTGTTATATAAAAATGTTGACTCTTCTTACCTGTTTCCAGTAACACTCCTGATGTTTGGAACTACAACGTTCTAGTGTAGAAATAACTGAAACGGAAATGAAACAATTAGTAATAACAAGAAATTGACAGTGCTGGTTGACTGTAGTCAAAGTGCTGTGAGTCAGGTGAAACACTAGGGGGCAACACCAACCAAGTGCTGAGTTGATTGCTGTAAAATCAGGTGAACAAGATGTCATAACAGGTTCTGTGTTCAGGGGATAAATGTTACTGTTGTGTTAtggctttttaaaataaagcacTCCAGATTGCTTAAACCTCTGAATTTTGTGTCCACAGATTGTACAAGGTTGGTCCAGAGGCTATCAGCAGCAATGCCCTCTCCTGTCCAAAGATGCCAATGCATAACAGTGCAAAGTCAACATGTTACTTGTTGGAGACAACCTTCAGCCACACAGATCAGTTGTATTCACCTCCATGCACCTAACTTTTTTTACACTCTGCTACTGTGAGCTTTGAGTCAGCATCTCTTATTTCTCTTTTAAATACTGTGCAGTCAGTGGGCGACTCTGACACATTTATCTaatagaagcagcagcttgaacttatttatttaaaataacttATTGGATTTGGGTTAATGGGGTTGTGTGACTCATCCTGAAGAAGACGGGCTGTATCTGCACATACAGGTTCCAGTAGGTACAGCCTTGTTTACATTTATAATGCTGTTGTGGGTGACATGTGGTGAGCAGTTATGTTCCTGTGGGTTGCAGCTGGCATTTACACAGACTGTAATTTAGGGGCTGTGGTAAGACTGAATGTTGTGCTCTAGTTAAACTTCATCACTTCGCTGTGAGAGGTTTGTGATCATTACCTGGACTGCCTGTTGTGTAGACgatgtttgcagcctgttataCACAAACATGGCTTTTTCATCTTTAAAGAGATGTTATTTGCATCAAACACTGAGACACTGGAGTTTTATGGTTTAGATGTGAGTTTGAAAAGCTTTTTAATTCAGTTTCATTTTGATCCTAAAGGGTGAACACACCctattcttgtttttatttgatcTCTGAGCTTAACAGGCTCCACGATGATCTGGATCTATCTGCAGTTAAGCCAAATCCTGTGACTTGCATCAATGGCATGAAAAAGGAGATATGGCAGTAAATAAAACCACCTCCTTTTTCTGATCCCTTAAATAAGGTGTGACTAGTTCACTAAAAACCCATGTCTGCAAGACATGGCACCAGCATTTACCTCCGCCTGGAAGATCTGTCCAGATGAATGCCATAGGCCTGACTGTACCTATGACTCAGGAAACCTCACTCTTGATGAATTGTAACTGTTCCTGAGGTTTATTTGCCTTGTAGTTGTGAATGTAAACTAAAAACCAAACTGTTAAGCTGTCTTTGAATGACAACTTCATCAGGTACGACATGTAGTGGTGTGTCAGGTGGTGACTGAGCTCATAAGTGTGGTGATTTTATTGTCTGACTTGTCATTTTTCCATTTCGCTGTTTACTATTTACCTGGGTACTTTTAAAAGGGTAGGGCATTCAAATTTAGGCAGTACATAGGTTTATGACATACATATACACCATTAACCTTTTATGCAAGGTCTCTTTTATTGGTTGCACCTAAAGTCCTGAATTGTTGAGGTAAAaactgtaagaaaaaaaaaaaagtctaaaacGCTGTAGATTGTCATTTGTTTTAGGAAAGCAATGCTGCCTATGTAGGTTTTCTTGACCATTTATGTATAAAATGTGATTCAAAGAACAGAAAATGACAAAGAAAGGAATCTTTATTGACCATTTCTGATACAAATTGTTGTAGGGCACCATAGAAATATAGACATTGTACATTTATATACGGTGTACATTAAAAAGAATGATCTCATCCTATAAATGCACAGATGGAATACAATGCGTGTAGAATGACACCGATCTTGTAAAGTGTAGCTGGAGGATGTCAGAAAAACGAAGTCATGAAGTGACCATGGGGTGAGTCATATTAAGTGTAGCCGTATGGGACACAGCATGAACAGTTGAATGAAAAAGCGCCCCGTctatcaaacacacatttgtccaTGAAAATCTGAACCAACATTTCAGtgcaccagaaaaaaaaatgtaaaaggatAAAAACACACCAGCTAATCTACCACAGTCAGCCAACACAGTCGTCAAGCTGACAGGTCTCCCTGACTTGCTTCacacgtttaaaaaaaacaacaacccaacCCATCTGCGAGCTCTGGGTATGAACGAGCCGAGACGTGTTGCATATGCACACAGTCGCACACTTGACATCTTCTATACCTTATTACAGTCAGGCAACGGAAAAAACAACTTGGTACTAACATCTTACAAACTCATACCAGAgattacataaaaaaaaaaattaaatggtAAAGTAAGCTGTTGAGTGAGGTATGAAATTCCAGGCTTCGAGTCGCCTATTTGCAGTTTTCCGGGTTTTGTAACTGAGGTTGTAGCAGCTTAGGTGTGTGGAAAAACCCAGTTAAGTGGACTGTGACCGCAGGTTCCCTGACACTtacacagaaatacacaaacatcGTTTTCCTGTGGACATCATTCAAAAAAATTAATGTATTACTGTTTTAGACAGAAGGACCGAGCTGGTGAAGCCACGAGAGCCAGGTAGAAAAAGGAAAGCGCCCAACTACCCTCTGTTGCAATCAAATGCGTTGTTTGA from Betta splendens chromosome 7, fBetSpl5.4, whole genome shotgun sequence encodes:
- the smim29 gene encoding small integral membrane protein 29; amino-acid sequence: MNSTTQPPTDINGDVAVSYVLVPFVLITVFGIAAAVVMYLRKRKRIDRLRHQLFPVYSYDPSEELIEAEQEIWRDDDTRIVQGWSRGYQQQCPLLSKDANA